TGCCTCTCTAAATATTTCTTTATGGGGCTTCGAATACCCGATCCTATATGACAGAACAAGGTCATCAAACAGCTCTATTACTTTGAAATTCTCTCTTATAAAATCAAAGTGCAGCTCATTCGTATTAGAAACCAATATCAGGTAGTAACCATTATTTTTTAATGCCGACAATACTGTCGCAACAGAGTCATTTAAAGAAAAGATGTCTGACCAGACACTCTTAAACATATCATAAGAAATATTAATATCGAACCTTCTCAATACCCACTGGAATAAATCTCCTGATTTAACCTTGCCCTTATCGTACAGCTCAAATATTTCTGAGTTAAAACCAAGTTGATATACATCATTGCTGGAGTATTTTGAATATCTGGCTATCCCCTCACAGATCAACATATGATCAAAACTAAGGACGACATTACCTAAATCAAATATAACGGTCTTTATCATTTAATTTACTTATTCTTTGTCTTCTGCCTGTTTACACGTCGGGATAATCTGGCAATTCTGTTTTTCCTCCGATTTCTATCTTTAACTTTAGCCATATGTCTTGATTTTGACATAATCTTGCAACCCTCCTGTATATCGCTTTTTGGTTTCTAACAATTATTCAATCTTAACAACTTTGATGAACTCGTAAAAAGTCATAAAACCATCACTCCCGTGAAAACGGGAGTCCAGAACTAATTGATTTTACTGGATTCCCGCTTCCGCGGGAATGACAAGAAAGGTGTCTTTGGCACTTTTTACGAGACCATCAACTTTGTAAAAGTCCCAAAAGACACCTCCAGTAATTCCGAACGAATGTGAGGAATCTTAACATGCTAATTTTATTAATCATTAAGATTTCTCGGATTGCTCGAAATGACAAAAAAGAGAATTGTGATATAGTCTCTTCGCGGGAATTACGAGTTTTTACTGGATCATTCGTGCCATTATTTTGCATATTTCTTCAGAAAAGGCAAGATAATTTCTCGCAATTAATTTTTTTCTTGTACATGATGTAACGTATGCTATAGTTACAAGTATAAGTGTCTTGCCCTTGCCAAGACCCACATATCAGATATGCTAAAATCGTTGAAAGAACATAATCAGATGGAGTGTAATTGAATACATATCGCCCTTGGGGATTTTATCAAATCCTGTCCGACATGCCTGACCACAAAATAAAGAGGATAACTGTTTATCCTAGCCAACGCTTGAGTTATCAGCGCCACTTTCATCGCTCCGAACACTGGTATGTTTTAAAGGGATGCGCCATATTGACGAAAAACGGCAAGGAAATTGAATTGACAACTGGCATGTCCATAGACGTGCCATCAGGATCATGGCACAGGATCAAAAACCACGGTGAAGATAACCTGGTTTTTATCGAGGTTCAAACAGGAGACTACATCGGCGAGGACGACATCGAGAGATCGGAGGACGATTATGGCAGGGTCTAAGCTATTCTTTTAGTTTTCTGGATTCCTGCGCTTGCCCCGTACTTGATACGGGATTCGCAGGAATGACTATTGAAACCCTGTAGCAAGTATCAAGTTAAAAAAGGAGAGACAAGTTCAATTAATCCCCAAGATAGTATACTCTTTTATCCCTGCGGGGACTTTAATCTTAACCAATGCTCCTACTTCCTTTCCAATAAGTGCCCTGGCTATTGGAGAGTGAACAGAGATTTTCCTCTGTCGTGGATCAGCCTCATCAGCCCCTACTATCTGGTAATTCAATTCATTCCCGTCGTTTTCATCTCTAAGGTGGACTACTGTACCAAATACAACCCTGTTTGTATCATTTTCATTGGTATCAATCACCTCAGCCCGGGAAAGTTTGTCTTCTATCTCCCGGATTCTACCTTCAATCAAAGACTGCTTTTCTTTTGCTGCGTCATACTCTGCATTTTCAGATAGGTCACCATGCTCTCTGGCTATTGCAATTTCGTTAATAATCTTGGGCCTTTCTTTAGCCTTTAATCGACGCAGTTCTCTTGTTAATGATTCGTGTCCTTCCCTGGTCATGGGAACTTTTCCACTCATGTGTTGCTCCCCCTCACCCTTTCCATCACTTTTAACATGGTGTTCCCTGCACCCTCATAAATACGAATGTGGGAAGCCCTATCCATATGAGTAGGTTCTCGGTTGATTATCACGAGTTTTGCACCAGCATTAACTGCATAGGTAGGCATGTATGCCGCTG
The window above is part of the Thermodesulfobacteriota bacterium genome. Proteins encoded here:
- a CDS encoding HAD family phosphatase gives rise to the protein MIKTVIFDLGNVVLSFDHMLICEGIARYSKYSSNDVYQLGFNSEIFELYDKGKVKSGDLFQWVLRRFDINISYDMFKSVWSDIFSLNDSVATVLSALKNNGYYLILVSNTNELHFDFIRENFKVIELFDDLVLSYRIGYSKPHKEIFREALKRAGSSPEDCVYIDDREEFCRAAEALGINSIVYRSIGQLIKGLKELGVDCS
- a CDS encoding phosphomannose isomerase type II C-terminal cupin domain, with amino-acid sequence MNTYRPWGFYQILSDMPDHKIKRITVYPSQRLSYQRHFHRSEHWYVLKGCAILTKNGKEIELTTGMSIDVPSGSWHRIKNHGEDNLVFIEVQTGDYIGEDDIERSEDDYGRV
- the greA gene encoding transcription elongation factor GreA, with protein sequence MSGKVPMTREGHESLTRELRRLKAKERPKIINEIAIAREHGDLSENAEYDAAKEKQSLIEGRIREIEDKLSRAEVIDTNENDTNRVVFGTVVHLRDENDGNELNYQIVGADEADPRQRKISVHSPIARALIGKEVGALVKIKVPAGIKEYTILGIN